In the Leptospira limi genome, one interval contains:
- a CDS encoding LIC11177 family protein, whose amino-acid sequence MPEEKKSSVDEVLKREKLAKDFEKEKRVSEQKAIEQAASKLSSQSQVVTETSKSSKFITNIDIAFSQAKSDLRYYFLNDGNYADEFKRMFVENEAIFKRYGITSQKYMEYIRESFDRYKKIHDMMPLDPMKPKHFKYVEDSISELIRMFNQRFGK is encoded by the coding sequence ATGCCTGAAGAAAAAAAGTCCTCTGTGGATGAGGTATTAAAACGCGAAAAATTAGCAAAAGACTTCGAGAAGGAAAAACGAGTTTCCGAGCAGAAGGCGATTGAACAAGCAGCTTCTAAATTGTCTTCACAAAGCCAAGTAGTCACAGAGACTTCCAAATCTTCCAAATTCATCACCAATATCGACATTGCCTTTTCACAGGCAAAATCTGATTTGCGGTATTATTTTTTGAATGATGGTAATTATGCAGATGAATTCAAACGGATGTTTGTCGAAAACGAGGCGATTTTCAAACGGTATGGGATCACAAGCCAAAAGTATATGGAATACATTCGAGAATCCTTCGATCGTTATAAAAAGATCCATGACATGATGCCACTCGATCCCATGAAACCTAAACATTTCAAATATGTGGAAGATTCGATTTCTGAACTCATCCGAATGTTCAACCAAAGGTTTGGAAAATAA
- the hisB gene encoding imidazoleglycerol-phosphate dehydratase HisB: MVESRKTSETDIRLDLNLRGSGVYSFDTEIPFFEHMLSHIAKHGLIDMDLKLRGDIGIDCHHSVEDTAILLGQMIHTQLGDKKGIFRYGNFTLPMDEVLTTVAVDLGGRFYFKYTGPALDGKFGIYDAELTLEFLQKLALNAKMNLHVVVHYGENRHHIHESIFKALGKALRQAISIDSGAKDQIPSTKGMLE, encoded by the coding sequence ATGGTGGAATCCAGAAAAACATCCGAAACGGACATCCGCTTGGACCTAAACCTCCGAGGCAGTGGTGTTTATTCATTTGATACAGAAATCCCTTTTTTCGAGCATATGCTCTCTCATATAGCCAAACATGGTCTCATTGATATGGACTTAAAACTTCGTGGAGACATTGGTATTGATTGCCACCATTCCGTGGAAGACACAGCCATTTTACTTGGACAAATGATCCACACCCAACTTGGGGACAAAAAAGGAATCTTTCGGTATGGAAATTTCACCCTTCCAATGGATGAAGTTTTAACAACTGTGGCAGTTGACTTAGGTGGAAGATTCTATTTTAAATATACTGGACCTGCGCTAGATGGAAAGTTTGGAATTTACGACGCCGAACTTACGTTAGAGTTTTTACAAAAACTTGCACTGAATGCAAAAATGAACCTTCATGTTGTGGTACATTATGGCGAAAACAGACACCACATCCACGAATCTATCTTTAAGGCCTTAGGAAAAGCATTACGCCAAGCAATTTCAATTGATTCAGGTGCCAAAGACCAAATCCCTTCTACAAAGGGAATGCTCGAGTGA
- the hisH gene encoding imidazole glycerol phosphate synthase subunit HisH codes for MIAVLDFGMGNIHSLLKAVSLHTDDFVFTNDPNKVKAADKIILPGDGHFDKAMQNLNELGFVSIIKEHVAAKKYLFGICIGYQVLFEDSDETNKIGSTIPGLGLIRGKIRKFEGKPNLKVPHMGWNKLFDIKQKNSKLLKGIPNESFMYFIHSYRPVGVDRLDITANCHYYGESFPAVVEKETIFGTQFHPEKSDKIGLGILKNFIEL; via the coding sequence GTGATTGCTGTTTTAGATTTTGGAATGGGGAATATCCATTCCTTATTAAAAGCAGTTTCTTTACACACCGATGATTTTGTTTTTACTAATGATCCGAACAAAGTAAAAGCGGCGGATAAAATCATTTTACCAGGTGACGGACATTTTGACAAAGCGATGCAAAACCTTAACGAACTAGGATTTGTTTCTATCATCAAAGAACATGTCGCTGCAAAAAAATATTTATTTGGAATTTGTATCGGTTATCAAGTGTTATTTGAAGACTCGGATGAAACCAATAAAATTGGTTCTACAATTCCTGGGCTTGGACTTATCAGAGGCAAAATCAGAAAGTTTGAAGGTAAACCTAATCTTAAAGTTCCTCATATGGGTTGGAACAAACTCTTTGATATCAAACAAAAAAACTCAAAACTTTTAAAAGGAATCCCAAACGAATCCTTTATGTATTTTATCCATTCCTATCGGCCTGTTGGTGTTGATAGGTTGGATATTACAGCTAACTGCCATTATTATGGAGAATCGTTCCCAGCAGTTGTCGAAAAGGAAACTATTTTTGGAACTCAATTCCATCCAGAAAAATCAGACAAAATTGGGCTTGGAATCCTTAAAAATTTTATCGAACTCTAA
- the hisA gene encoding 1-(5-phosphoribosyl)-5-[(5-phosphoribosylamino)methylideneamino]imidazole-4-carboxamide isomerase → MLVLPAIDLLDNEAVRLLQGDYAKKTVYSSSPEKMIQVFEEQGATLIHIVDLNAAKTGKSENGKTIKKIKEECSVELELGGGIRSIENMKFYDGLGVSRFILGTVAVEDPNVVEKGLEMFGQNRIVIGVDAKNGYVRTKGWETNSGILYKDFLKKMYGMGVRHVIFTDISKDGMMEGPNTDLYIELLNEFPDLQLVASGGVSKTEDLVTLFEKTNGKLFGAITGKAIYEGKLDLKESIRILNQKREK, encoded by the coding sequence ATGTTAGTATTACCAGCAATTGACTTACTCGACAATGAAGCAGTCCGCCTACTACAGGGAGACTATGCTAAAAAAACGGTTTATTCTTCTTCCCCTGAAAAAATGATCCAAGTGTTTGAAGAACAGGGTGCAACTCTCATCCATATAGTGGATTTAAATGCAGCAAAAACTGGAAAATCAGAAAACGGAAAAACAATCAAAAAAATCAAAGAAGAATGCTCCGTCGAACTTGAACTAGGTGGAGGAATTCGCTCTATCGAAAATATGAAATTCTATGATGGGCTCGGAGTTTCACGTTTTATTTTAGGCACTGTTGCTGTGGAAGATCCGAACGTTGTCGAAAAAGGTTTAGAAATGTTTGGGCAAAATAGGATTGTCATTGGCGTTGATGCTAAGAATGGTTATGTGAGAACGAAAGGTTGGGAAACCAATTCTGGAATTTTATACAAAGATTTTTTAAAGAAGATGTACGGAATGGGTGTCCGCCATGTGATTTTCACTGACATATCCAAAGATGGAATGATGGAAGGACCCAATACAGATCTGTACATTGAATTACTCAATGAATTTCCTGATTTACAATTGGTTGCTTCTGGTGGGGTTTCTAAAACTGAAGATTTGGTAACTTTATTTGAAAAAACAAATGGAAAATTGTTTGGAGCTATCACAGGAAAAGCCATTTATGAAGGAAAATTAGATCTAAAAGAAAGTATCAGGATTCTGAATCAAAAGAGGGAAAAGTAG
- a CDS encoding vitamin K epoxide reductase/DsbA family protein: MNRKNLAIGGLVVGVLGLLFSFLLAVEYFGIGTDNVAGAACSALGGGDSCLKVAESSYSAIPGVPFLGNVPIALLGFGFYGLITYAFYLISKSTSSDEVTKLISLLFPVLVLGFIFDLILFGISVGIIGTICQLCFVTYLVTISLLAILFLLWKTEGKPKLDITSSLKEGITTFGLVFFFSFSVGFASSKMWVKSESSNTLATSRGMDSKEIQTKIDAFFLEPTLGIKTQGSPFIGKKDAPITIVKYADYNCGHCLHTSHILHTVLSEYDGMVKVVYKNFPLDGSCNRLMQQPRPGATSCVAAMAAICADKQGKFEPMYRGLYDNLEKGVAHSGASVVNLANLIGLNVSSLKACMASKEAQNQLNAEIDEAEKLNIQSTPSLFINDRKIESGTPNPVFLKTLLEQIIQKM, encoded by the coding sequence ATGAATCGCAAAAATTTGGCAATCGGTGGTCTCGTCGTAGGAGTTTTAGGACTTCTTTTTTCGTTCCTACTAGCAGTAGAGTATTTTGGAATTGGAACTGATAATGTAGCTGGAGCCGCTTGTTCCGCATTAGGTGGTGGAGATTCTTGTTTAAAAGTCGCTGAAAGTTCCTATTCAGCCATCCCTGGTGTTCCATTTTTAGGCAACGTTCCTATCGCCTTACTTGGGTTTGGGTTTTATGGATTAATCACTTATGCATTTTATCTCATTTCTAAAAGTACAAGTTCTGATGAAGTCACAAAACTAATTTCTCTACTGTTCCCAGTTTTGGTTTTAGGATTCATATTTGATCTAATTCTTTTTGGAATTTCTGTGGGAATTATCGGCACAATTTGCCAATTGTGTTTTGTCACATACCTAGTCACTATCTCTCTATTAGCAATTTTGTTTCTGTTATGGAAAACAGAAGGGAAACCAAAGTTAGATATAACATCTTCTTTAAAGGAAGGTATTACTACATTTGGACTCGTTTTCTTTTTTAGTTTTTCAGTTGGATTTGCATCGAGTAAAATGTGGGTGAAAAGTGAATCATCGAATACACTCGCTACATCTCGCGGTATGGATTCTAAGGAAATCCAAACTAAGATTGATGCTTTTTTCTTAGAGCCAACACTTGGAATTAAAACCCAAGGTTCACCGTTTATTGGGAAAAAAGATGCACCCATCACAATCGTAAAGTATGCTGATTACAATTGTGGACATTGCCTTCATACAAGCCATATTTTACACACAGTTCTTTCTGAGTATGATGGAATGGTAAAAGTCGTGTATAAAAATTTTCCTTTGGATGGTTCCTGTAACCGACTCATGCAACAACCAAGACCAGGGGCAACTTCTTGTGTAGCTGCAATGGCTGCGATTTGTGCAGACAAACAAGGAAAATTTGAACCAATGTATCGTGGTTTGTATGATAACTTAGAGAAGGGCGTGGCTCATTCAGGTGCGAGTGTTGTGAATTTAGCGAACCTGATTGGTCTCAATGTTTCCTCATTAAAAGCTTGTATGGCATCCAAAGAAGCTCAAAACCAATTGAATGCAGAAATAGACGAAGCAGAAAAATTAAATATCCAATCCACGCCTTCCCTTTTTATCAACGATCGTAAGATTGAAAGTGGAACTCCAAATCCAGTGTTCTTAAAAACGTTACTAGAACAAATCATCCAAAAGATGTAA
- a CDS encoding N-acetylneuraminate synthase family protein: MDFHIGNKIITRNSSPYLVAEIGLNHNANLEIGKRTIEKAKESGAHAVKFQTYRTEEFIDAKNPDVKFLFDIFKQYELDETFHREFQKTALDLGLDFFSTPLCDSAVDLLSSLNVPIYKIASGDIVNLSLLNKVIKTGKPIIVSTGAALPEEVIRAISKFQDEKVEVCLLHCVSMYPTPLDKVNLQSIPYYLDTTDFVVGFSDHSDGTLASSLAIGFGAVVIEKHFTLDRNLEGPDHTISMDPVSFRKLADDTEQSYQMRGVYGKNTHPEETSGWFYGRRSLYKQNQSVMSLRPALHTKDNTVLNSWDLEKVGDPSLLPEGPIRVAPKRI; encoded by the coding sequence GGATTTTCATATCGGGAACAAAATCATAACTAGAAACTCAAGTCCATATTTGGTAGCAGAAATTGGACTCAATCATAATGCCAATTTAGAAATTGGAAAACGTACGATCGAAAAGGCAAAAGAATCAGGTGCCCATGCGGTTAAGTTCCAAACCTATCGCACAGAAGAGTTCATAGATGCCAAAAACCCTGATGTAAAGTTTTTATTTGATATCTTCAAACAGTATGAATTGGATGAAACCTTTCATCGTGAATTCCAAAAAACAGCTTTGGATCTGGGACTCGATTTTTTTTCTACTCCCCTTTGTGATTCTGCTGTGGATCTATTATCAAGTCTCAATGTTCCTATTTATAAAATTGCATCGGGTGATATCGTCAACTTATCTCTGTTAAACAAGGTCATCAAAACAGGAAAACCAATCATTGTCTCCACTGGCGCAGCCTTACCAGAAGAAGTGATTCGTGCCATTTCCAAATTCCAAGATGAAAAGGTAGAAGTTTGCCTCTTACATTGTGTATCCATGTACCCAACACCACTAGACAAAGTGAATTTACAATCCATTCCCTATTATTTGGACACAACAGATTTTGTTGTTGGATTTAGTGACCATTCCGATGGCACACTTGCTTCCTCTCTCGCCATTGGATTTGGTGCTGTTGTTATCGAAAAACATTTCACTTTAGACCGAAACTTGGAAGGGCCAGACCACACCATTTCGATGGATCCAGTTTCCTTTCGCAAATTAGCAGATGATACCGAACAAAGTTATCAGATGCGAGGTGTGTATGGAAAAAACACACATCCAGAAGAAACAAGTGGATGGTTTTATGGTCGTAGGTCTTTGTACAAACAAAACCAATCTGTGATGAGTTTACGACCTGCACTCCATACAAAAGACAATACTGTTTTAAATTCTTGGGATTTGGAAAAGGTGGGAGATCCTTCTCTTTTACCAGAAGGACCCATCCGAGTGGCACCTAAGAGAATTTAG